In Flavobacterium sp. N3904, one DNA window encodes the following:
- a CDS encoding DUF6452 family protein produces the protein MKKIIALILILGFASSSCEPDDICDPTTPTTPRMLIQFYDISNPSVQKNVTNLKVIGEGMTEGVVLNPTGIDAAKYVTNGNNILLPLKTDADIVKYKFILNYGNKNPVLVNEDNLEFNYTRENIYVSRACGYKTVFNLAPNNPFALTDSTIPDGFWIQYVLVEKDNITNENDTIIKIFF, from the coding sequence ATGAAAAAAATAATTGCTCTTATATTAATTCTTGGTTTCGCCTCATCCAGTTGCGAACCCGATGACATTTGTGACCCTACTACTCCTACTACTCCAAGAATGCTCATTCAATTTTATGACATTTCGAATCCATCTGTACAAAAAAATGTAACCAATTTAAAAGTAATTGGCGAAGGCATGACCGAAGGAGTGGTATTGAATCCAACCGGAATTGATGCAGCAAAATATGTTACCAATGGAAACAATATATTGCTTCCGCTAAAAACAGATGCCGATATTGTAAAATACAAGTTTATTCTAAATTATGGCAACAAAAATCCAGTTCTTGTAAATGAAGACAATCTAGAGTTCAATTATACTCGTGAAAATATTTATGTTTCCAGAGCCTGTGGTTATAAAACCGTTTTTAATTTGGCACCAAACAATCCATTTGCCCTTACGGACTCAACAATTCCTGATGGTTTTTGGATTCAATATGTATTAGTAGAAAAAGATAACATAACAAATGAAAATGATACAATCATTAAAATATTTTTTTAG
- a CDS encoding AI-2E family transporter: MVKIPIYPSKKATPLEIFQYLFIVIVILYFGRSLFIPLSFAMLISFILYPVCKWMEQKGVNFNIAIGLSLIAVALLFATILFLLVSQILEFSNEWQTLETKLEETINQLSLFLNNQFGVNEEKQLNYIKNALNNSSSQIFTFLKDTLYSFTESLFYLLIVPIFSALILFYRQLLVQALYHIFPLDKKEIIHEIIVETIHEYYKFIKGMLVVYMIVGLLNSIGLAIIGIPYPFLFGFTASILTFIPYVGIMVSSLLPITVAWITFNSIWYPLGVIAVFSLVQVLEAYIIFPYAVGSRLKINTLAMLVMVIAGGILWGAAGMILFIPFISILKLIADRTESLKSLSLLLSDGAKFQ; encoded by the coding sequence ATGGTAAAAATTCCAATATATCCATCCAAAAAGGCGACTCCCCTTGAAATTTTTCAGTACTTATTTATTGTAATAGTGATTTTGTATTTTGGAAGATCGTTATTCATCCCATTGAGTTTTGCAATGCTTATTAGTTTTATACTCTATCCTGTCTGTAAATGGATGGAACAAAAAGGTGTAAATTTTAATATAGCGATTGGGCTTTCATTAATTGCAGTAGCGCTCCTATTTGCAACCATACTTTTTCTCCTTGTTTCACAAATTTTAGAATTTTCTAATGAATGGCAAACTTTGGAAACAAAACTAGAAGAAACGATAAACCAACTAAGTTTATTTTTAAATAATCAATTTGGAGTAAACGAAGAAAAACAGTTGAACTATATAAAAAATGCACTAAACAACTCAAGTTCTCAAATATTTACTTTCCTCAAAGACACACTGTATTCGTTCACTGAATCACTATTTTATCTCTTAATCGTTCCCATTTTTTCGGCACTGATATTATTTTATCGCCAATTATTGGTTCAGGCATTGTACCATATTTTCCCTTTGGACAAAAAAGAAATCATCCACGAGATTATTGTTGAAACGATTCATGAATATTACAAGTTCATAAAAGGAATGCTTGTTGTTTATATGATAGTTGGCCTTTTGAATAGCATCGGACTTGCTATTATTGGTATTCCTTATCCCTTTCTTTTTGGGTTTACCGCTTCCATTCTTACTTTTATTCCTTATGTTGGCATTATGGTTTCGTCACTATTGCCAATTACAGTTGCTTGGATTACGTTTAATTCCATCTGGTATCCATTGGGAGTGATTGCAGTCTTCTCATTGGTACAAGTGCTGGAAGCTTACATCATATTTCCTTATGCGGTAGGAAGCCGCTTGAAGATAAACACACTTGCTATGTTGGTTATGGTCATTGCTGGTGGAATACTTTGGGGAGCTGCTGGAATGATACTATTTATTCCGTTTATAAGCATTCTAAAATTAATAGCCGATCGAACAGAAAGCCTTAAATCGCTATCGTTGTTACTGAGTGATGGGGCAAAATTTCAATAG
- a CDS encoding SGNH/GDSL hydrolase family protein, translating to MEGKIKAPDWAYLNKYKDENKQFAPPTLGEKRIVLFGDSIIAGWGTIHPEFFIGKTYINRGINGQTTSQMLVRFRPDVIELKPKIVMILAGTNDIAGNTGPTTLETILGNLISMCELAKANNIKVVLCSVLPAYDYPWKRGIEPADKIETLNEMIVKYANENNIAYADYYSDMVDDRKGLKSIYSEDGAHPNKEGYHIMEHITETIICNL from the coding sequence ATGGAAGGAAAAATAAAAGCTCCCGATTGGGCTTACTTAAACAAATACAAAGACGAAAATAAGCAATTTGCTCCTCCAACTTTAGGAGAAAAACGAATTGTGCTTTTTGGCGATTCCATTATAGCGGGTTGGGGAACAATTCACCCCGAATTTTTTATTGGTAAAACATACATCAATAGAGGAATTAATGGGCAAACCACTTCCCAAATGCTCGTTCGTTTTAGACCAGATGTTATTGAGCTAAAACCAAAAATTGTTATGATTTTGGCGGGAACCAATGATATTGCAGGAAATACAGGGCCAACAACACTCGAAACGATTCTGGGAAATCTTATTTCAATGTGCGAATTGGCCAAAGCAAATAACATAAAAGTGGTACTATGCTCCGTACTTCCTGCTTATGATTACCCATGGAAACGTGGAATCGAACCCGCTGATAAAATTGAAACTTTAAATGAAATGATTGTAAAATATGCTAACGAAAATAACATCGCCTATGCTGATTATTATTCGGATATGGTGGATGATCGAAAAGGATTAAAATCTATTTATTCCGAAGATGGTGCGCACCCTAATAAAGAAGGGTATCATATTATGGAGCATATCACAGAAACAATCATTTGCAATTTATAA
- the epsC gene encoding serine O-acetyltransferase EpsC: MTKDLIVQNISTSKSHFTINYSIKTKTEAFTEKLFYTLFDSNAPLDESIDELEKQFKEIASIACKKAHDSCDSAWDKFLEKLPSVLESLNKDAFYILENDPASNGIEEIYLAYPGFYAIAIYRLSHELYLLDLMLFSRLMSEYAHRITGTDIHAGATIASPFFIDHATGIVIGETTVIEKHVKIYQGVTLGALSVSKDMKNSKRHPTVEKNVCIYANATILGGTTVIGKNSVVGGNSWVTKSIPADSIVLNTTTTEVKIKEKKKNENL; encoded by the coding sequence ATGACCAAAGATCTGATTGTTCAAAATATTAGCACTTCAAAAAGTCATTTTACTATCAATTATAGCATAAAGACCAAAACCGAAGCCTTTACCGAAAAACTATTTTACACTTTATTTGATTCTAATGCACCACTAGACGAAAGTATTGATGAGTTAGAAAAACAATTCAAAGAAATAGCTTCTATTGCCTGCAAAAAAGCACATGATTCGTGTGATTCTGCTTGGGATAAATTTTTAGAAAAACTTCCATCGGTACTCGAAAGTTTAAATAAAGATGCATTTTACATCTTAGAAAATGACCCCGCATCTAATGGTATTGAAGAAATTTATCTTGCTTATCCAGGGTTTTATGCCATAGCAATTTATAGATTAAGCCACGAATTATATCTTTTGGATTTAATGCTTTTTTCGAGACTAATGAGCGAATATGCCCATCGCATTACTGGTACTGATATACACGCCGGAGCTACTATTGCTTCACCTTTCTTTATCGATCACGCTACCGGAATTGTAATTGGGGAAACCACTGTTATCGAAAAGCATGTAAAAATATACCAAGGGGTAACTTTGGGCGCATTGAGTGTGAGTAAAGACATGAAAAACTCAAAAAGGCATCCTACCGTAGAAAAAAATGTTTGTATTTATGCCAATGCAACCATCTTAGGAGGAACCACAGTTATTGGCAAAAATAGTGTTGTAGGCGGAAATTCATGGGTAACCAAATCGATTCCAGCGGATTCAATAGTATTGAATACTACTACAACAGAAGTTAAAATAAAAGAGAAAAAGAAAAATGAGAACCTATAA
- the cysM gene encoding cysteine synthase CysM — MRTYKLVELIGNTPLVETTRLIKNKNVKLLLKLEGDNPGGSVKDRAAYNMIASAVERGDIKKGDKLIEATSGNTGIALAMIAQLFNIEIELVLPEDSTIERTQTMQAYGATVIQTPASLGIIGSRDYADKKVTEGGYIMLNQFANDDNWKAHYKTTGPEIWNDTDGTVTHFVSAMGTTGTIIGTSTYLKEKNPNIQIVGAQPSEGSQIPGIRKWPQEYLPKIFDASKVDVTVDVSEKEAREMTKRLAQEEGVFAGMSSGGSVAVAVKIANQLESGVVVAIICDRGDRYLSSDLFD; from the coding sequence ATGAGAACCTATAAATTAGTAGAATTAATCGGGAATACGCCTTTGGTAGAAACAACCCGTTTAATTAAAAACAAAAACGTAAAACTCTTATTGAAACTCGAAGGAGATAATCCTGGAGGAAGTGTAAAAGACCGTGCCGCTTACAATATGATCGCCTCTGCTGTTGAAAGAGGAGATATTAAAAAAGGAGACAAATTAATTGAAGCTACAAGTGGCAATACCGGAATTGCATTGGCCATGATAGCGCAATTATTCAACATAGAAATCGAATTGGTTTTACCCGAAGACTCCACTATTGAGCGAACACAGACCATGCAGGCTTATGGCGCAACGGTTATTCAAACTCCTGCCAGTTTAGGAATAATAGGCTCCAGAGATTATGCCGATAAAAAAGTAACCGAAGGTGGTTATATAATGCTGAATCAGTTTGCGAATGACGACAACTGGAAAGCGCATTACAAAACCACGGGACCTGAAATATGGAATGACACTGATGGGACTGTAACCCATTTTGTATCGGCAATGGGAACAACGGGAACCATTATAGGTACCTCAACATACTTGAAAGAAAAGAATCCAAATATTCAAATCGTTGGTGCACAACCCAGCGAGGGATCTCAAATTCCGGGTATTCGAAAATGGCCACAGGAATATTTACCTAAGATTTTTGATGCCTCAAAAGTAGATGTGACTGTTGATGTCAGCGAAAAAGAAGCTCGTGAAATGACCAAAAGATTAGCGCAGGAAGAAGGTGTATTTGCAGGAATGAGCAGTGGTGGATCGGTGGCCGTTGCTGTTAAAATTGCCAATCAATTGGAATCTGGTGTGGTAGTAGCCATTATCTGTGACCGCGGAGACCGTTATTTGTCTTCGGATTTGTTTGATTGA
- the rlmD gene encoding 23S rRNA (uracil(1939)-C(5))-methyltransferase RlmD: MAKKNTDKVVFHQIKVLDAGAKGVSVAKAPDGKVVFIPNVVPGDVVDVQTFKKRKAYYEGKAIHFHELSEYRVDPICEHFGVCGGCKWQNMNYNQQLVFKQNEVKNHLQRIGKIELPEFEPILGSEKQFFYRNKMEFSFSNSRWLTEDEIGSEEDLGNRNALGFHIPKMWDKILDINKCHLQEDPSNAIRNEVRAFANENGLTFFNPRAHEGLLRTLMLRTASTGEIMLLIQFFENDKANRELILDHLYEKFPQITSLQYVVNNKANDTLYDTNIKLYKGRDYILEEMEGLKFSINAKSFYQTNSDQAYELYKITRDFAGLTGNEVVYDLYTGTGTIAQFVSKNAKKVVGVESVPEAIVDAKANAKRNEITNCEFFVGDMKVVFNEEFIAQHGKPDVIITDPPRDGMHKDVIEQILKIEPSKVVYVSCNSATQARDLALMDEKYKVSRVRPVDMFPQTHHVENVVLLERR, encoded by the coding sequence ATGGCTAAGAAAAATACAGACAAAGTTGTCTTTCATCAAATAAAAGTCCTTGATGCTGGTGCAAAAGGCGTTTCGGTGGCAAAAGCTCCCGATGGAAAAGTAGTTTTTATTCCAAATGTAGTTCCCGGAGATGTCGTTGATGTGCAAACATTCAAGAAACGTAAGGCGTATTATGAGGGAAAAGCAATTCATTTTCATGAATTATCAGAATACCGTGTAGATCCCATTTGCGAGCACTTTGGTGTTTGTGGCGGTTGCAAATGGCAAAACATGAATTATAACCAACAATTGGTCTTCAAACAAAATGAGGTAAAAAACCATTTGCAACGCATTGGAAAAATAGAACTACCTGAATTTGAACCCATCTTAGGTTCTGAAAAACAATTTTTTTATAGAAACAAAATGGAATTTTCGTTTTCGAATAGCCGTTGGTTGACCGAAGATGAAATAGGAAGTGAAGAAGATTTGGGCAACCGAAATGCGCTTGGTTTTCATATTCCGAAAATGTGGGACAAAATTCTGGACATCAACAAATGTCATTTGCAGGAAGACCCATCCAATGCGATTCGAAATGAAGTTCGCGCCTTTGCCAACGAGAATGGTTTGACTTTCTTCAACCCGAGAGCTCACGAAGGTTTACTAAGAACCTTAATGTTGAGAACCGCTTCAACAGGAGAAATCATGCTTTTGATTCAGTTTTTTGAAAACGACAAAGCCAACCGAGAATTAATTTTAGATCACTTATACGAAAAATTCCCTCAAATTACTTCGTTGCAATATGTAGTTAATAATAAAGCGAACGATACTTTGTATGATACCAATATAAAATTATACAAAGGAAGAGATTATATTCTCGAAGAAATGGAAGGTTTAAAATTTAGCATTAATGCCAAATCTTTTTACCAAACCAATTCGGATCAAGCATATGAATTGTACAAAATAACTAGAGATTTTGCCGGACTCACAGGGAATGAAGTGGTTTATGATTTATATACAGGAACGGGAACAATTGCCCAATTTGTATCTAAAAATGCTAAAAAAGTAGTTGGTGTAGAAAGTGTTCCTGAAGCCATTGTTGATGCGAAAGCCAATGCAAAACGCAATGAAATTACCAATTGTGAGTTTTTTGTTGGAGATATGAAAGTGGTTTTCAACGAAGAATTTATTGCACAACACGGCAAACCGGATGTGATTATTACCGATCCTCCAAGAGACGGAATGCACAAAGATGTAATTGAACAAATCCTGAAAATAGAGCCTTCAAAAGTAGTTTATGTGAGTTGTAATTCGGCTACACAGGCCAGAGATTTGGCGTTAATGGACGAAAAATACAAAGTATCGAGAGTGCGACCTGTGGATATGTTTCCGCAAACGCATCACGTTGAAAATGTTGTACTTTTGGAAAGACGATAA
- a CDS encoding aldo/keto reductase codes for MNYRKLGKTNFNISEIALGTWQVGGKWGSPFNDKTADELINTAIDNGVNFIDTADVYENGLSETAVGRVVRSRSERIYVATKCGRHINPHINEGYQPKVLQKFVEDSLKRMGLETLDLIQLHCPPNQVFYRPEIFELFDRLKDQGKILNLGVSVEKVEEGLKAIEYSNVTTVQIIFNLFRQRPSELFFKEAQKNDIGIIARVPLASGLLTGKFDAKTTFGEQDHRNFNREGAAFDKGETFSGINYELGLKAVEELKSLFPEATNLAPIALQWILSFNEISCIIPGASKQSHVLSNLSLYDLPKLTPEKITAMNAIYEQYIKPQVHQLW; via the coding sequence ATGAATTATCGTAAACTAGGAAAAACCAATTTCAACATTTCAGAAATTGCACTTGGTACTTGGCAAGTGGGCGGGAAATGGGGTTCTCCCTTTAATGACAAAACCGCAGATGAATTGATTAACACCGCCATTGATAACGGTGTCAATTTTATTGATACTGCCGATGTTTACGAAAATGGACTAAGCGAAACTGCAGTAGGCCGAGTGGTTCGCTCCCGTTCCGAACGTATTTATGTAGCGACAAAATGTGGTAGACACATCAATCCACATATAAATGAAGGATATCAGCCCAAAGTTCTTCAAAAATTTGTAGAAGACAGTTTGAAAAGAATGGGATTGGAAACACTTGATCTTATTCAGCTACATTGTCCTCCCAACCAAGTATTTTATCGTCCCGAAATTTTTGAATTGTTTGACCGTTTAAAAGATCAAGGCAAGATTTTGAATTTGGGTGTTAGTGTAGAAAAAGTGGAGGAAGGTTTAAAAGCTATTGAATATTCAAATGTGACTACCGTTCAAATCATATTCAATCTTTTTCGTCAACGCCCATCCGAATTATTTTTTAAAGAAGCTCAAAAAAATGATATAGGAATTATTGCCAGAGTACCATTGGCCAGCGGATTATTGACCGGTAAATTCGATGCTAAAACTACTTTTGGAGAACAGGATCATAGAAATTTTAATCGTGAAGGTGCTGCTTTTGACAAAGGAGAAACGTTCTCCGGAATTAATTATGAGTTGGGATTAAAAGCAGTTGAAGAATTAAAATCACTATTTCCTGAAGCAACAAATTTGGCTCCTATTGCGCTGCAATGGATTCTGAGTTTTAACGAAATTAGCTGTATTATTCCAGGCGCATCAAAGCAAAGTCATGTTTTATCCAATCTTTCCTTGTATGATTTACCAAAACTAACTCCAGAAAAAATCACTGCAATGAACGCCATTTATGAGCAATATATAAAACCGCAAGTGCATCAGCTTTGGTAA
- a CDS encoding NRAMP family divalent metal transporter, which produces MNNKSVLRKRITHFWKLLGPGLVTGASDDDPSGIATYSQAGAAYGLTTLWTSIVAFPLMAAIQQMCARIGLVTSQGLTGTLKKSYPRPILYLMLLFSFPAIIMNIGADIAGMGAVGNLLFPSVDASFFSVFFTILLLGLIIYLPYQKIASVLKYLCIVMLVYFIVPFLYKQDFMAIMKATFVPTIQWNRDFIAILVGILGTTISPYLFFWQASVEVEEMKHKRKHLMVNKKIIHEMKQDVDFGMTFSGLVMYFIILTTGTVLFNGGVHQIETVEQAAQALKPLAGNMAYLLFAIGVIGTGLIAIPVLSGSLSYIFTETFGWEEGLDKKFHEAKGFYIIIAISLLLGLSLNYIGISPVKALIYTAILYGLTAPVLIAIILHVSNNKKIMGEFVNGWLANVLGFIALIIMTLAAGLLLYLQFVSN; this is translated from the coding sequence ATGAACAATAAAAGTGTATTGAGAAAAAGAATCACTCATTTTTGGAAATTATTAGGGCCAGGACTCGTAACAGGGGCCAGTGATGACGATCCTTCGGGAATTGCGACTTACTCTCAAGCGGGTGCGGCTTATGGACTCACAACTTTATGGACTTCGATCGTTGCTTTCCCTTTGATGGCAGCCATACAGCAAATGTGTGCGAGGATTGGTTTGGTAACCAGTCAGGGTTTAACGGGAACTTTAAAGAAAAGTTACCCAAGACCCATATTATATTTGATGCTTTTGTTTAGTTTTCCCGCTATCATTATGAATATTGGTGCCGACATTGCTGGTATGGGAGCTGTCGGCAACTTGCTCTTTCCTTCTGTTGATGCGTCTTTTTTTAGCGTCTTTTTTACGATTTTACTTTTGGGGCTCATTATCTATTTGCCTTACCAAAAAATTGCTTCTGTGCTTAAATATTTATGTATCGTAATGTTGGTTTATTTTATAGTTCCCTTTTTGTACAAACAAGATTTTATGGCTATTATGAAAGCGACTTTTGTTCCAACAATTCAATGGAATAGAGATTTTATCGCAATCCTGGTAGGTATTTTGGGAACAACTATTTCGCCGTATCTATTTTTCTGGCAAGCTTCGGTTGAGGTTGAGGAAATGAAACATAAGAGAAAACATTTGATGGTGAATAAAAAAATCATCCATGAAATGAAGCAGGATGTCGATTTTGGAATGACTTTCTCTGGATTGGTGATGTATTTTATAATTCTAACGACGGGTACGGTTTTATTCAACGGCGGAGTTCATCAAATTGAAACAGTAGAGCAAGCTGCACAAGCTTTAAAACCTTTGGCTGGAAATATGGCTTACCTGCTTTTTGCAATAGGTGTTATAGGGACGGGACTTATTGCTATTCCGGTATTGAGTGGTTCTCTTTCATATATTTTTACCGAAACCTTTGGTTGGGAAGAAGGGTTGGATAAAAAATTTCATGAAGCAAAAGGATTTTACATCATTATTGCGATATCATTATTACTTGGTTTATCACTTAATTATATTGGAATTTCGCCTGTCAAAGCATTGATTTACACAGCAATTTTGTATGGATTAACAGCTCCTGTTTTGATAGCTATCATTTTGCATGTCTCCAATAATAAAAAAATTATGGGTGAATTTGTAAATGGTTGGCTGGCTAATGTTCTGGGATTTATTGCTTTGATTATAATGACTTTGGCTGCTGGGCTATTACTATATCTTCAATTTGTAAGCAATTAG
- a CDS encoding OsmC family peroxiredoxin, with amino-acid sequence MKRNATAVWNGSLKEGAGKLTTQSKTLDNTQYSFKSRFEEGVGTNPEELVAAAHAGCFTMQLTAFIGETSAVIESIETKCDINLVEGTIIGSHLTVNAKISGISNETFQELVTKAEKNCPISKLFTAEITTTATLL; translated from the coding sequence ATGAAAAGAAATGCAACCGCAGTTTGGAATGGTTCACTAAAAGAAGGAGCCGGTAAATTAACGACACAAAGTAAAACTTTAGACAATACTCAATATTCATTCAAATCCCGATTTGAAGAAGGAGTAGGTACCAATCCCGAAGAATTGGTTGCTGCTGCACACGCGGGATGTTTTACCATGCAGCTTACTGCTTTTATCGGTGAAACGAGTGCAGTAATTGAAAGTATAGAAACGAAATGCGATATCAATTTGGTAGAAGGAACAATTATTGGTTCTCACTTAACAGTGAATGCTAAAATAAGTGGTATTTCAAATGAAACGTTCCAGGAATTAGTTACAAAAGCAGAGAAAAATTGTCCAATTTCAAAATTATTCACAGCCGAAATTACAACAACAGCAACACTACTGTAA
- a CDS encoding DUF6048 family protein, with product MIQSLKYFFSICFLLSLFFAKAQEPNTTNSIKKTEVTKATPPNKSEKKLEAVTKDTIKPKTDRYGIIVGVDLNKVVRSLYDSDYKGIGFVADYRLTKKIYLYGEIGNENVTTNDTQLSSTAKGAYTKLGFDYNVYNNWLDMENLITLGLRYGFSTFSQQLNSYDIYNPNPYFGQVPPIESGKVYNGLTSSWAEVAAGVNVKVFNNIYVGFSLQLKILVTNKQPTNFENLYIPGFNRTYDGNFGAGFNYTVSYFIPIYKKKVTPVKTTPKK from the coding sequence ATGATACAATCATTAAAATATTTTTTTAGTATTTGCTTTTTGTTGTCTCTGTTTTTTGCGAAAGCACAAGAACCTAATACGACCAACAGCATCAAAAAAACTGAGGTGACAAAAGCAACGCCTCCAAACAAATCAGAAAAAAAACTCGAAGCGGTCACAAAGGATACCATAAAACCAAAAACAGATCGTTACGGAATTATTGTAGGCGTGGATTTGAACAAAGTGGTTCGCTCCCTTTATGATTCTGATTACAAAGGAATTGGATTTGTTGCCGATTATAGATTGACAAAAAAAATCTATTTATATGGCGAAATTGGGAATGAAAATGTCACAACCAATGATACACAACTTAGCAGTACTGCCAAAGGAGCTTATACCAAGCTAGGTTTTGACTATAATGTCTATAACAATTGGTTGGATATGGAAAACCTAATCACTTTAGGTTTACGATACGGTTTCAGCACTTTCAGTCAACAGTTGAATAGTTACGATATCTACAATCCCAATCCTTATTTTGGACAAGTCCCACCTATAGAATCCGGCAAAGTATACAATGGTCTAACCTCGAGCTGGGCAGAAGTTGCAGCTGGTGTAAATGTAAAAGTATTCAATAATATATATGTTGGTTTTAGTTTACAATTAAAAATATTAGTAACAAACAAACAACCAACCAACTTCGAAAACTTATATATACCAGGCTTTAACAGGACTTATGATGGGAATTTTGGAGCAGGATTTAATTATACGGTTTCCTACTTTATTCCAATTTACAAGAAGAAGGTTACTCCAGTAAAAACTACACCAAAAAAATAA